The genomic window TAAAGAATGAagatttttattattgttaacgAACACTTTAACAATTGATGGGGACACGTGTCAGATCCAGGGTTTGTACTTAATATTTATCccatttttttgtttcaaaaacaaaTGTTTGACACACTTGAATAGTTGAATCCCACAATACCCTAGCCACTTCCTCTGCTGTCTCCCTCAGCCTCAAAATGGGGAAACGGCGGAAGCAAATGAAAGCAGCAGTTGATAGGGACCTTATCAGCAGGCTGCCGGATGAAATCCTGTGCAACATCCTCTCATTCCTTCCAACCAGAACGTCCGTGGCCACCAGCGTGCTCTCTCGCAGGTGGCGCTACCTCTGGAAGAAAGTCCATGTCTTGGACCTCAACGATGATTTCCTTTTCACCCCTGAACGTTCACATGATGAAGCAAAAGCCAAAAGGGCGCTTTCTTAATCTTCTCTATGAGTTTGAGCCGCTTCTGGCCCCCATCCGTAAGTTCCGCCTCTCTTGCTGGGTGGGTGGAAATTGGTATAGAGACCTTCTTGATTGGATTGATTACTTCATCAGAAACGTTAGTGAACTCTATTTCTCTCTGAGGACCGATGGGCGGATTTATAACTgggatgctttccttttatataACAAGTCGCTCGTGTCGCTCGTTTTGGACGGTAATATGAATATTTTGCTGGATTATTCTGATCCCACTGCCAGTAAAACTATTTTCCCATCCCTCAAGAACCTAGAGCTGCATATCAACCATCTGAACCTCGATGTGCTTCTATCTGGTTGCCCAGTTCTTGAAACTCTTAACTTCAGGACTGATGACACTGATTTCGATTCTGAAGCAATCCACATGCCTCGTCCCTTGAAGAGTTTAACCTTTGAGGTCactgatattattattattgtgatgTTATATGACCTTATCAAATGACTTAATCTCTGATTTTTAATTTACTAGCATTTTGCAGGAACAATATTCACATTACGAAAATGTGACACTTGAGCTTTTTGAGGTAAACACTCCATCTCTTTAATACCTACGTATCAGTTTATGGGGTTGTTACAAACAGATTTTGGTTTGTGATTATCCCAACATCAAGAAAGCATGTCTAGATATTTTTGTTAAGCCTAGGCATGTTGCTTGGGTTCCTAAGCTCCTTCGGGCACTTTGCAAAACAAAATTCTTGTGGCTGCAAGTTTCAACAATCGAGGTGATTTGCTTAACAAACGATGAATTTATTATGGTTTTAGTCATGTGTTGAAACTAATATCCAATGATCTTTTGCACGCAGTGCTTGATTCGTGCACCAGTTCTAAACCTTCCCGACTTTTGCAATTTGATTCAGCTGCAACTTGATTTTTATGGTTTCAACAGTACGCTTCTAATAGACTTGCTTCGCAATTGTCCTAAGCTTCAAACTCTAAAAATTTATACATCTGAGGTTTGGTTGATCCCATCACTTCAACTTTTTGTCTATTTGCAATTTGTTTGCGTCTTTGACTTGACTTGTTCCTTGTTTTCAGTTCATTGATGATCATTTGCGCAAGTCTTACCGAAACTCCCATAAACGCAATGATTGGACACAGCCACTTAGCGTTCCTAACTGTATTGTATCACACTTGAACACTGTTGAATATCGAGGATATCAAGACACTCCAGAGGAGCATGAATTTACTGCATATATTTTACAGAAAGGACTTGTTTTAAAGACAATGAGAATTCATGCTAAATATGATAACCTAGACTTAAAACGTCGACGTTACATGGCATTATCTGAAATACAAAGGGGTTCTAGCATGTGCCGACTTGAAGTACACTAACTGATCAGCATTTACCTTTGGTAAGGACTTTGTTGCTCTATCAGTTATTTGTTTTTTCGAATACCTGTCTTTCTAAATAGTTTGGTAGGAATGTATGATCTAAGGGGATTGGCAAACAGAACCAGTTCCATTCTTGATGGTTGGATTTGATAATGTTGAAGTATGTATGTATTTCCTTGTCTCTTTCTTGTATGTATGTAGAATTTCTGACATGCAAAGCCACCATCATTTTCAAGAAGCGAAAAAATGAACTTCCTGATACAGCCATGAAGCTCAAAGTCCAGTTTAAATACTAATGTCCTAGTACCATATGATTCATTAATTCTCTTGTTCATCATCCATAAGCCAAATCATCAGTATCATAAATGCAAAGTTGCACTCTAGCAGGGAATATATTCACACAATTTCACCAATGACCCAACCACATGTATTCTGAAAAAACATATGCAAATGCCTTCAGAATTCATAGAATTGGAAATTCTTTGTCCAAGCCTACTATATAAAATTTCCAAATTACCTTCCAATCTTCTTATTTCATTAGTCATTAACTTCATGTCCTGCACTTGCTTATCCAAAAGGCTAACAACATCCAAAAAGTATCTCCTCTCTGCATTCTGCAATGAATAATGAAAGGGGTGCTGACTTACAGTTGCATGCCCTTCATTTTGCCTTGCATCCAAAAAGTATTTCCTTGTCtttttcttgatttcttctatgggaAAGCTGTCTAAACTTGTATTGTCTTGTATGATCCCTTGGGCTTGCAAAAGTAGGCACTTCAACCTATAGTCTAATTGCCTTTGAGACTTAGGGGAATTTCTTTTGATGAAAGACTTGGGGAAATTTGCTAATGATGCTCACCtttaattttaaagtttaaattttaaattctaaattttatactttgaacaataaattttaaatgttatattttaaactttaaaattttgaattttaaattttaaattttaagttttaaattttaaattctcaaaaaaaaaactttataataataaaattcatataaaataataaatgaatAATAAATGAAGAGTTaagatttatttaattaataaagagTGCAGCACTTATAAGATGAACATGCAAATTTAAGTACCATTTTAGTTATTATGGTTTTGGCCGACAATTCCCTAAAATTTTTTTGTCTTCAAAATCGCTGAATTTTGTTTTAGAACCATGTTTTCTCTATATTTTACAAAGAGGATTTGTTTTAAAGACAATGAGAATTCATGCTAAATATTATTAAGACAACGAGACATTATCTGAAATACAAAGGGCTCTAGGCCGAGTTGAAATAAACTAACTGATCAGCATTCACCTGTGATAAGGACTTTGTTTTTGTATGCTCTCGGCTCTCTGCTGAActatatgcttcttttgcatcaatgGTTACATGAATTATCAGTAATTGGAGGGTAGAATTTTTCAGCATAATATAGCAGACTGAATTTGGCATAGCTTTGATTTTTTAGTTGTCAAATGTGATGTGATTTGAGGATCTTCTAATGCTGGTCTGCAAATATTTAGTATCAATAAGATTATTAAAGTAGAAAAAACTTATAAAAGCATGCTTGTATAAATCCCTTGTAAAGATGCAAAGCTACTTTCGAAGGGCATTCAACACGGGCGCTAACTGCAGACGAGTTTTTAtcttttcattttaaataaaaataaaactgttttgctaattataaaaataaaattctcaCATACACTTTTTTTCATATATCTacatttttatagtatttttattgtctatgttattttataaaaaaatatttgtatataattaataaaatttattatttttattaatattctaaaatttcaaGTATTAAATTGtgagttttaatttttaaattttaatagttAAAAGAATCCCCTAAAGCTTAAGTTGATTTTGGGATTTACCAAGAATCAAGAatcaaactcttgaccttttgGATCTAGAATTCTAATACCATATCATGATATCATTCATTCCAGAAGCTTATActaataaaaaaagataacactaatggttatatctctaatattccTTAAACCTCTatttggctccctatactttcttAGTTAAAAATCAAAGTTTAGTTCAAAATGTtggctaatattaataaaaaggaTTTGTTCTTAGCATTTCTCTCTTGTAAAATCATTCTTTTTTTCCCCTAATATTTCATGCATCTAATTGTTTTTTTATGCGTGGGTATAATTGTAATTTTGTTTTTTGTTAACACCACTATGGCACTATTTCCCTTCCGGAAATGGTAGAGTAGCACTGTAGCATCagccacttttttttttctttcttaaactCGTATTTAGTTAGTTACCGACCACACACTCCATCGTCACTCTCTGCTCAGCCCACCACCGTCATCGGCGACACTCCACAGCACCTAACATGGAGCCAGAAGACGACAAGTCAGAAACATCGACAAGCATCAGCACCCTACCGGACTCGATCCTCTGCCACATCCTCTCCTTCCTCCCAACCAGAACATCCATAGCCACCAGCGTCCTCTCCCGCAGGTGGCGCCACCTCTGGAAGCACCTCCATGTCCTCAACCTTGACGGTTACTCCTTTAACACCCCTGAACTTTCACGAGACCACGTAGAAGATCGCTTCGTTGATTTCGTCAACGAGGTTCTACACCAGGTTCAAGTTCGTCGCATCCAGAAGTTCCGCCTCGAGGGTGAGGTGCGAAATTACTCCTGTACCCTCTCATTTTGGATCGACGCCGTTACTTCCGAGCCTCACCTCCAAGAACTGTACCTCTCTCTTTGGAACACCAGTGGCTCCTTTTACACGTTACCTTACAGTGTTTTCTCTTGCCCCTCACTGGTCTCACTCGTCTTGAAAGGTGATATCATTGTTTCTTTTGATAATCTTAAATCTCTTCAGTTGCCATCTCTCAAGAACTTAGACTTGGAAATAATCTCTACTGAACTTGACAAGCTTTTATCCCTCTGCCCTGCGCTTGAAACTCTCAAGGTCTTTATATTCTTTAATTCCGGTGGCATTGATCCAAATGAAATCCACGTGCCTCGTTCTTTGAAGAGATTAACTCTCGAGAGCGAAGCTTGCGATTCGACGGTTGATCATCTTGAGATACACACGCCATCTCTTGAGTACCTTGATATTGCTTTAGTAGCTTGTTACTCGCAGATTTCGGTTAGGACTTATCCGAATCTGGTTGAAGCATGTCTGAATATTTGTTTTGATGATATGCATATTGATTGGATGCCCAAGCTTCTCAATGCAGTCTGCGGAACAAAATTTCTTGCCTTGCAAGCTTCAACAACCGCGGTAATGCTTAAGGAATGATGAAATTGATATCGTTGTGCTTAACTGCTTATGTGTTAAAACTAAGTCGACTACTCACATGAAGTTGTCTTTGTGTGAAGGCTATTGTTAAGAACTGTTAGACGGTTTGATCGTCCAACGGTTCTCAAACCGTCTAACGATTCTCAATTATCATCTTAACATGAAGGTATCTTCTTGTTAGTATCACCTAAAATTAATATCTTATTGAATTTTATGTGCAGTGTTTGATTTGTGTTCCATCTCTAGAGTTTCCCCAATTCTGCTGTTTGGTTAGGCTgcaaattggttttgaatttttcaactCCAGAGTGCTAATAGACTTGCTTCACTGTTGTTGCAAGCTTGAAGCTCTCTTAATTCATGCATGTGAGGTATGATTACTTaattaaattcattatttttgttttttctcttctctAGCTGTTATTTGGTTGCATCCTTTGAGAAATCTTGTCCCTGTTTTCGCTTTTCAGTCGGTAAGTTACGGTTGCTTGTATGGGGAACCTGTTGAACCTAGCAGTTGGACACAACCGGTGAGTGTTCCAAGTTGTGTTGTATCACACCTGAGCATTATTGAGTTTAGAGattatgaagacttggaagaggagCATGAATTCATTGCATATGTTATAGAAAGAGGACTTGTTTTGAAGACAGTAACAATTCATACTAGGACTTTTACTGATCAAGAGATAAAAGATCATATTCTCAAAAAATTGTCTGTTGTCCCAATTGGCTCAAGCATTTGCCAACTTAAACTTGAGTGAAGGTTCGGCAAAAGAAAATTATTTAGGAGTATAATCGTTGTTGTTGCATTAAGAATAGCATAATTTCCTCCTTTGATATATATTATTGTGCAGTGTAAAATATGTAAATAGCCATTCACAAGGATATTCTGTGAGttggagaaatttattttttggCTATGGAATCCATTAAATGGACTGAATATAGTTAGTTCTTTGACATTACAATTATGCAGTATTTGTTATATCAAAACTAGATTTGGCGTTACTCTTTTGTTGAAGAAAAATATGAGTGATTTGGCATTACTCTTTTGTTGGATATTTTGCGTTAATGGAATGGTTTAAAGACTTGTTCTTAGGGTgcgttttgtttgatttaaaatatacaaatacaaagcaaaagaaaatattaaaaatagtgAGAACTCATGTAAAAGTGATAATCGAAAAccattagatgataatttagtcaaatttattaAATCATCTAACGGTTTTtgactatcaacttcacataaagacAATGCACGAGAGTTTTCACcattaaaaattctattttatcccGATCATTTTCTTCTCACCACTGTCACTATGATATCTCTCCATGTCCTCAGACGTTCGTATTCCTTTTTTCAATCTCTCCGTCTCTGAGTTTAATTTCATATACTACTATTCTTTTTCCcacttccattttctttttcgaGTCTCCAACTTTGCTATTTCTCCTTTTCCACCTCCATGATTTTGATTCATCAACGCTTCAATCTTGCTTTTCTAGTTCTCTTTTGTGCTTCCAACTTACCAAAAAGAATGGCGCTTACAACCAACTATTTCTGGAACATCACCAATCTCATACACTGCAACGACAACATGCCAAAGTATGTTCATATGGCTCTATATGTAATCAAACCTTAAGTCAATATAGGATGTTTGTGCACCAGGCTATTTTTTTTTACCGTAAAAGTACTAATAAATTGAAtcataattctctctctcttctggTGGTTGGTACCTAATAATTTCTTTATTTCAAGCATCTTAATTGAATCATAGGAATTATGATGcacaaatattattttgaatCTCTCTCGCTCTCCTTTTTCCCTTTTGTTTTTCTGGCCTCATATTGTAGTAAGAGTTTAGGAGATAGTGTTGTATAGGTTCATCCTGTCATCTGATGATTAGTTGTTAGTTGTATAGTGAAGGAAATTTTTGTTAAGACGATATTCGTCATAGTTAACTGTTGTATAGCTATCATAACATTTGTTCCCTCCAAATTTTATATTCTTTTATGTTTGTGTAAATCTTTTCTATTTTAGATCTTttacatttttatgtttttcattgaaaatactttttttttaactatgattttgttaaattatttatcaccattagatgtaattATAAACTCAACTTGTGTCTATTAAATTTATCATATTCTTTTTATACACAAATCAACTAAGAAAGTAAGAGACCGAATCAACCATTGAAGGTGTATGAGGCCTTACCGTGTTAGCTGAACAATTGCAAGTCAACGACATGAACATCGaccaattcaatttcaaaatcttactaTATCAGTTGATTTCGTCTAAGACAATAAGATCTGAACAAAGAACGGACAGCATCTTTCTATGCCTAACCTGTATGAAGCTTTCCGAAGAAGTAAAGTTATTTTGAACCTCCGGAGCAactggaaatggaagaagaagaagaagaagaagacaatcTAGAAACAGCAACAACCATTAATATGGATATGATAAGCACCATGCCGGACTCGCTTCTCTGCTACATCCTTTCGTTCCTCCCAACCAGAGATTCTGTTGCCACTAGCATCCTCTCTCGCCGGTGGCGCCACCTTTGGAAAGAGCTTCAAGTATTGGACCTCGATGATGGTCCCTTTTGCACCCCTGAACGTTCAGCAGAGGAAATGGATGAGTGTTTTATTGCTTTCATCAATGCGGCTCTATCCCGGTTTCCCCACATCAAGAAGTTTCGCCTCTCCTGTGAGGTACTTTGCGAGGATGACTTTAGATCTTATATCAATGCTGTCACTGGACCCTACCTTCAAGAACTGTTTGTCTCTCAGATGTATTCTCTTGAGAATTATGGAGTCCCTTGTGGAATTTTCACCTGCCCTTCACTTGTGTCCCTCTGTTTAAAAGGTTATATTTCCATCGAAGATGAAGATCTTCAATCTGTTCATTTGCCATCCCTCAAGAACCTAGAGTTGGATGTCAAATACGTGAATGCAGACAAGATTTTAGGTTGCTGTCCTGTTCTTGAAACTCTTAAGCTCACCCTGGATCGGGTTGAATTTCCTACAGTCCGTGTGCCTATTAGTACATTGAAGAGATTAACTTTTCAAGACGACTATCATGGCGAAGTTGTTGAGCATTTGGAGATAGAGACCCCATCTCTTGAGTACCTTCATGTCTCGTTATGGGGTCGTTACCTCCGGTTTTCGGTTACTGATTTTCCAAACATGGTGGAAGCACATCTTGATATTTGGAGTCATCAAGAGGATGAGCATATTGGTTGGATACCCGAGCTTCTCAAAGCAGTCTGCAAAACAAAATTACTAAGGTTGGGATCTTCAATAACCGGGGTAATGTGGCTAAGTAGATGCAGCTTATTATGATTAGTATCATTATTCAGATTTCACCCTGGATTTATTGTTATAGCGTTGTTAAATTATGATATCTTGTTACATTTTTTACACACAGAGCTTGCTTTGTGCTCCACCTATAGACTTTCCCAAATTTGGTTGTTTGCTTCATT from Arachis ipaensis cultivar K30076 chromosome B09, Araip1.1, whole genome shotgun sequence includes these protein-coding regions:
- the LOC107619730 gene encoding putative FBD-associated F-box protein At5g56820, with amino-acid sequence MEEEEEEEDNLETATTINMDMISTMPDSLLCYILSFLPTRDSVATSILSRRWRHLWKELQVLDLDDGPFCTPERSAEEMDECFIAFINAALSRFPHIKKFRLSCEVLCEDDFRSYINAVTGPYLQELFVSQMYSLENYGVPCGIFTCPSLVSLCLKGYISIEDEDLQSVHLPSLKNLELDVKYVNADKILGCCPVLETLKLTLDRVEFPTVRVPISTLKRLTFQDDYHGEVVEHLEIETPSLEYLHVSLWGRYLRFSVTDFPNMVEAHLDIWSHQEDEHIGWIPELLKAVCKTKLLRLGSSITGSLLCAPPIDFPKFGCLLHLQLRFGSFKSRFLLDLLHCCHKLQVLIIQNELHGHGPPLNQKSMLQPTSVPNCVTSHLNTFEFGGYEDSLEEHAFVAYILQNGLVLMRMMIHTYTSYGEKIKDHIFKELSIVPRGSNKCQLTVD
- the LOC107618089 gene encoding F-box/LRR-repeat protein At3g26922-like is translated as MEPEDDKSETSTSISTLPDSILCHILSFLPTRTSIATSVLSRRWRHLWKHLHVLNLDGYSFNTPELSRDHVEDRFVDFVNEVLHQVQVRRIQKFRLEGEVRNYSCTLSFWIDAVTSEPHLQELYLSLWNTSGSFYTLPYSVFSCPSLVSLVLKGDIIVSFDNLKSLQLPSLKNLDLEIISTELDKLLSLCPALETLKVFIFFNSGGIDPNEIHVPRSLKRLTLESEACDSTVDHLEIHTPSLEYLDIALVACYSQISVRTYPNLVEACLNICFDDMHIDWMPKLLNAVCGTKFLALQASTTACLICVPSLEFPQFCCLVRLQIGFEFFNSRVLIDLLHCCCKLEALLIHACESVSYGCLYGEPVEPSSWTQPVSVPSCVVSHLSIIEFRDYEDLEEEHEFIAYVIERGLVLKTVTIHTRTFTDQEIKDHILKKLSVVPIGSSICQLKLE